The Streptomyces seoulensis genome contains a region encoding:
- the metH gene encoding methionine synthase, producing the protein MASSPTSPSADSRTRASALRQALATRVVVADGAMGTMLQAQEPTLDDFQQLEGCNEILNLTRPDIVRSVHEEYFAVGVDCVETNTFGANHSALGEYDIPERVHELSESGARVAREVADEFTARDGRPRWVLGSMGPGTKLPTLGHAPYTTLRDAYQRNAEGLVTGGADALLIETTQDLLQTKAAVLGARRGLDALGIDLPVIVSVTVETTGTMLLGSEIGAALTALEPLGIDMIGLNCATGPAEMSEHLRHLARNARIPLACMPNAGLPVLGKNGAHYPLTAPELADAQQTFVHEYGLSLVGGCCGTTPEHLRQVVERVRDLTPTEREPRPEAGAASLYQSVPFRQDTSYLAIGERTNANGSKKFREAMLEARWDDCVELAREQIREGAHMLDLCVDYVGRDGVADMAELAGRLATASTLPIVLDSTEVDVIQAGLEKLGGRAVINSVNYEDGDGPDSRFAKVTRLAREHGAALIALTIDEEGQARTPEKKVEIAERLIDDLTGNWGIREEDILIDTLTFTICTGQEESRKDGIATIDAIRELKRRHPDVQTTLGLSNISFGLNPAARILLNSVFLDECVKAGLDSAIVHASKILPIARFSEEEVQTALDLIHDRRAEGYDPLQKLMALFEGATAKSLRAGKAEELAALPLDERLKRRIIDGERNGLEADLDEALQDRPALDIVNDTLLDGMKTVGELFGSGQMQLPFVLQSAEVMKTAVAHLEPHMEKSDAEGKGTIVLATVRGDVHDIGKNLVDIILSNNGYNVVNIGIKQPVSAILDAAAEHRADVIGMSGLLVKSTVIMKENLEELNQRGLAADYPVILGGAALTRAYVEQDLHEIYEGEVRYARDAFEGLRLMDALIGVKRGVPGAQLPELKQRRVRATPAVDLPEETPQEGNVRSDVRTDNPVPAPPFWGTRVVKGIQLKEYASWLDEGALFKGQWGLKQARAGDGPTYEELAETEGRPRLRGLLDRLQTENLLEAAVVHGYFPCVSKDDDLIILDEDGNERTRFTFPRQRRGRRLCLADYFRPEESGERDVVGLQVVTVGSRIGEETAKLFEANAYRDYLELHGLSVQLAEALAEYWHARVRSELGFAGEDPADIEDMFALKYRGARFSLGYGACPNLEDRAKIADLLQPERIGVHLSEEFQLHPEQSTDAIVIHHPEAKYFNAR; encoded by the coding sequence ATGGCCTCGTCGCCGACGTCCCCTTCCGCCGACAGCCGGACCCGTGCGTCCGCGCTCCGTCAGGCACTCGCCACCCGTGTGGTGGTCGCCGACGGAGCCATGGGCACCATGCTCCAGGCCCAGGAACCCACGCTCGACGACTTCCAGCAGCTCGAGGGCTGCAACGAGATCCTCAACCTCACCCGGCCCGACATCGTGCGCTCCGTGCACGAGGAGTACTTCGCGGTCGGCGTCGACTGCGTCGAGACCAACACCTTCGGCGCCAACCACTCCGCCCTCGGCGAGTACGACATCCCCGAGCGCGTCCACGAACTCTCCGAGTCCGGCGCCCGCGTCGCCCGCGAGGTGGCCGACGAGTTCACCGCCCGCGACGGCCGCCCCCGCTGGGTGCTGGGCTCCATGGGCCCGGGCACCAAGCTGCCCACCCTCGGCCACGCCCCCTACACCACCCTGCGCGACGCGTATCAGCGCAACGCCGAGGGTCTGGTCACCGGCGGCGCCGACGCCCTGCTGATCGAGACCACCCAGGACCTCCTCCAGACCAAGGCCGCCGTCCTCGGCGCCCGGCGCGGCCTGGACGCCCTCGGCATCGACCTGCCCGTCATCGTCTCCGTGACCGTCGAGACCACCGGCACCATGCTGCTCGGCTCCGAGATCGGCGCCGCGCTCACCGCGCTGGAACCCCTCGGCATCGACATGATCGGCCTGAACTGCGCCACCGGCCCCGCCGAGATGAGCGAGCACCTGCGCCACCTCGCCCGCAACGCCCGCATCCCGCTGGCCTGCATGCCCAACGCCGGCCTGCCCGTCCTCGGCAAGAACGGCGCGCACTACCCGCTGACCGCCCCCGAGCTGGCCGACGCCCAGCAGACCTTCGTCCACGAGTACGGCCTCTCCCTGGTCGGCGGCTGCTGCGGCACCACCCCCGAGCATCTGCGCCAGGTCGTCGAGCGCGTCCGGGACCTCACCCCGACCGAGCGTGAGCCGCGCCCCGAGGCGGGCGCCGCCTCCCTCTACCAGTCCGTCCCGTTCCGCCAGGACACCTCCTACCTCGCCATCGGCGAGCGCACCAACGCCAACGGATCGAAGAAGTTCCGCGAGGCCATGCTGGAGGCCCGCTGGGACGACTGCGTGGAGCTGGCCCGCGAGCAGATCCGCGAGGGCGCGCACATGCTCGACCTCTGCGTGGACTACGTCGGCCGCGACGGCGTCGCCGACATGGCCGAACTCGCCGGCCGCCTCGCCACCGCCTCCACCCTGCCGATCGTGCTCGACTCCACCGAGGTCGACGTCATCCAGGCCGGCCTGGAGAAGCTCGGCGGCCGCGCCGTGATCAACTCGGTGAACTACGAGGACGGCGACGGCCCCGACTCCCGCTTCGCCAAGGTCACCCGGCTCGCCCGCGAGCACGGCGCCGCCCTGATCGCGCTCACCATCGACGAGGAGGGCCAGGCCCGCACCCCCGAGAAGAAGGTCGAGATCGCCGAACGGCTGATCGACGACCTCACCGGGAACTGGGGCATCCGCGAGGAGGACATCCTCATCGACACCCTGACCTTCACCATCTGCACCGGTCAGGAGGAGTCCCGCAAGGACGGCATCGCCACCATCGACGCCATCCGCGAACTCAAGCGCCGCCACCCGGACGTCCAGACCACCCTCGGCCTGTCCAACATCTCCTTCGGCCTCAACCCGGCCGCCCGCATCCTGCTGAACTCCGTCTTCCTCGACGAATGTGTCAAGGCGGGCCTGGACTCGGCCATCGTGCACGCCTCCAAGATCCTGCCCATCGCCCGCTTCAGCGAGGAGGAGGTGCAGACCGCCCTCGACCTCATCCACGACCGCCGCGCCGAGGGCTACGACCCGCTCCAGAAGCTGATGGCACTCTTCGAGGGCGCCACCGCCAAGTCCCTGCGCGCCGGCAAGGCCGAGGAACTGGCCGCGCTGCCCCTGGACGAACGCCTCAAGCGGCGCATCATCGACGGCGAGCGCAACGGCCTGGAGGCCGACCTGGACGAGGCGCTCCAGGACCGCCCCGCCCTCGACATCGTCAACGACACCCTGCTGGACGGCATGAAGACCGTCGGCGAGCTCTTCGGCTCCGGCCAGATGCAGTTGCCGTTCGTCCTCCAGTCCGCCGAGGTCATGAAGACGGCCGTCGCCCACCTCGAACCGCACATGGAGAAGTCCGACGCCGAGGGCAAGGGCACCATCGTGCTGGCCACCGTGCGCGGCGACGTCCACGACATCGGCAAGAACCTCGTCGACATCATCCTGTCCAACAACGGCTACAACGTCGTCAACATCGGCATCAAGCAGCCCGTCTCCGCGATCCTGGACGCCGCCGCGGAACACCGCGCCGACGTCATCGGCATGTCCGGTCTCCTGGTCAAGTCCACCGTGATCATGAAGGAGAACCTGGAGGAGCTGAACCAGCGCGGTCTCGCGGCCGACTACCCGGTCATCCTCGGCGGCGCCGCCCTCACCCGCGCCTACGTCGAACAGGACCTCCACGAGATCTACGAGGGCGAGGTCCGCTACGCCCGCGACGCCTTCGAGGGCCTGCGCCTGATGGACGCCCTCATCGGCGTCAAGCGCGGCGTGCCCGGCGCCCAGCTCCCCGAGCTCAAGCAGCGCCGGGTCCGCGCCACCCCCGCCGTGGACCTCCCCGAGGAGACCCCGCAGGAGGGCAACGTCCGCTCCGACGTGCGCACCGACAACCCGGTGCCCGCCCCGCCGTTCTGGGGCACCCGCGTCGTCAAGGGCATCCAGCTCAAGGAGTACGCCTCCTGGCTGGACGAGGGCGCCCTCTTCAAGGGCCAGTGGGGCCTGAAGCAGGCCCGCGCCGGCGACGGCCCCACCTACGAGGAACTCGCCGAGACCGAGGGCCGCCCCCGCCTGCGCGGCCTCCTCGACCGCCTCCAGACGGAGAACCTGCTGGAAGCCGCCGTCGTCCACGGCTACTTCCCCTGCGTCTCCAAGGACGACGACCTGATCATCCTGGACGAGGACGGCAACGAGCGCACCCGCTTCACCTTCCCCCGCCAGCGCCGGGGCCGCAGGCTCTGCCTCGCCGACTACTTCCGCCCGGAGGAGTCCGGCGAGCGGGACGTGGTCGGCCTCCAGGTCGTCACCGTCGGCTCACGCATCGGCGAGGAGACCGCCAAGCTCTTCGAGGCCAACGCCTACCGCGACTACCTCGAACTGCACGGCCTCTCCGTCCAGTTGGCCGAAGCGCTCGCCGAGTACTGGCACGCCCGCGTCCGCTCCGAACTCGGCTTCGCCGGTGAGGACCCCGCCGACATCGAGGACATGTTCGCCCTGAAGTACCGGGGCGCCCGCTTCTCCCTCGGCTACGGCGCCTGCCCCAACTTGGAGGACCGCGCCAAGATCGCCGACCTGCTCCAGCCCGAGCGGATCGGCGTCCACCTCTCCGAGGAGTTCCAGCTCCACCCCGAGCAGTCCACCGACGCCATCGTCATCCACCACCCCGAGGCGAAGTACTTCAACGCCCGCTGA
- a CDS encoding HAD family hydrolase has protein sequence MTSTVPALGTRTAEGSALQAVLLDMDGTLVDTEGFWWDVEVEVFAALGHTLDESWRHVVVGGPMTRSAGFLIEATGAAITLAELSVLLNDGFEARIGSHLPLMPGAARLLAELHEHDIPTALVSASHRRIIDRVLTTLGPHHFTLSIGGDEVSRTKPHPDPYLLAAAGLGADPARCAVIEDTATGVAAAEAAGCHVVAVPSIAPIVPAERRTVVPSLEQVDLSFLRGLMTLTH, from the coding sequence ATGACCAGCACGGTCCCCGCGCTCGGAACCCGTACGGCCGAAGGCTCCGCCCTTCAAGCGGTCCTCCTCGACATGGACGGCACCCTGGTGGACACCGAGGGCTTCTGGTGGGACGTCGAGGTCGAGGTCTTCGCCGCCCTCGGTCACACCCTCGACGAGTCCTGGCGGCACGTCGTCGTCGGCGGCCCCATGACCCGCAGCGCCGGCTTCCTCATCGAGGCCACCGGCGCCGCCATCACCCTCGCCGAACTCTCCGTCCTCCTCAACGACGGCTTCGAGGCCCGGATCGGCAGCCATCTCCCGCTGATGCCCGGCGCCGCCCGGCTGCTCGCCGAACTCCACGAGCACGACATCCCCACCGCCCTGGTCTCCGCCTCCCACCGGCGCATCATCGACCGCGTGCTGACCACGCTCGGCCCGCACCACTTCACCCTCTCCATCGGCGGCGACGAGGTCTCCCGCACCAAGCCGCACCCCGACCCCTACCTCCTCGCCGCGGCCGGACTCGGCGCCGACCCGGCCCGGTGCGCCGTCATCGAGGACACCGCCACCGGAGTCGCCGCCGCCGAGGCCGCCGGCTGCCACGTGGTCGCCGTCCCCTCCATCGCCCCCATCGTCCCGGCCGAACGGCGCACCGTCGTACCCTCGCTGGAACAGGTCGACCTGTCTTTTCTGCGCGGGCTGATGACGCTCACGCACTAG
- a CDS encoding ABC transporter substrate-binding protein produces MNRKTLVLPAVAGLLTPVLAACGGTDSGAKNGDPIVVGTTDRFTATSDAPAPLDPAYAYDVGTWNILRQTVQTLMTQPKGEGSPVPEAAESCSFTDTGNERYACKLRSGLKFASGEPVTAADVKYSIDRAMKLQADSGVAALLNTVDTVETQGDREVIFHLKTADATFPFKLSTPVAGIVNPKVYAKGKLRDGFEVDGSGPYTFKAQVKGDAMVSGVFTKNPSYKGSSEVNNDKVEIRSFDDADAMGAAIDRGDIDVMSRTMSPGQIQKLDGGSDANAELVDMPGLEIRYLAFNTAAPTVKDKAVRQAMAQVINRGELVSKVYGTQAEPLYSLVPATLAGHSNSFFNKYGDPSPAKAKTLLAKAGVTAPVKLTLHYTTDHYGSATKQEFEVLQKQLNDSGVFDVTIQGHPWATFRPAEQKGRYDVYGMGWFPDFPDADNFLAPFLDKDNFLGSPYSNSEIERTLIPESRRDADRLDAGNSLTEIQDTVAEDVPVLPLWQGKQYVAARDDITGTSYALNSSSTLQLWELGRGVSG; encoded by the coding sequence ATGAACCGCAAGACTCTGGTGCTGCCGGCAGTGGCCGGCCTGCTCACGCCGGTTCTCGCCGCGTGCGGCGGAACCGACAGTGGGGCCAAGAACGGCGACCCCATCGTCGTCGGCACCACGGACCGGTTCACGGCCACGAGCGACGCCCCCGCGCCCCTCGACCCCGCCTACGCCTACGACGTCGGCACCTGGAACATCCTGCGCCAGACCGTGCAGACCCTGATGACCCAGCCCAAGGGCGAGGGCAGCCCCGTCCCGGAGGCCGCCGAGAGCTGCAGCTTCACCGACACCGGCAACGAGCGCTACGCCTGCAAGCTGCGCAGCGGACTGAAGTTCGCCTCCGGCGAGCCCGTCACCGCCGCGGACGTGAAGTACTCCATCGACCGCGCGATGAAGCTCCAGGCCGACAGTGGTGTCGCCGCCCTGCTGAACACCGTCGACACCGTCGAGACGCAGGGCGACCGCGAGGTCATCTTCCACCTGAAGACCGCCGACGCGACCTTCCCGTTCAAGCTGTCCACCCCGGTCGCGGGCATCGTCAACCCCAAGGTCTACGCCAAGGGCAAGCTGCGCGACGGCTTCGAGGTCGACGGCTCCGGCCCGTACACCTTCAAGGCCCAGGTCAAGGGCGACGCCATGGTCAGTGGCGTGTTCACCAAGAACCCCTCGTACAAGGGGAGTTCCGAGGTGAACAACGACAAGGTGGAGATCCGCTCCTTCGACGACGCCGACGCCATGGGCGCCGCCATCGACCGCGGTGACATCGACGTCATGAGCCGCACCATGTCGCCGGGCCAGATCCAGAAGCTCGACGGCGGTTCGGACGCCAACGCCGAGCTGGTCGACATGCCGGGTCTGGAGATCCGCTACCTCGCCTTCAACACCGCCGCGCCGACCGTGAAGGACAAGGCCGTCCGCCAGGCCATGGCCCAGGTCATCAACCGCGGCGAACTGGTCTCCAAGGTCTACGGCACCCAGGCCGAGCCGCTGTACTCCCTGGTGCCCGCCACCCTGGCCGGCCACTCCAACTCGTTCTTCAACAAGTACGGCGACCCCAGCCCCGCAAAGGCCAAGACCCTGCTCGCCAAGGCCGGCGTCACCGCCCCGGTCAAGCTGACCCTGCACTACACCACCGACCACTACGGCTCCGCCACCAAGCAGGAGTTCGAGGTCCTGCAGAAGCAGCTCAACGACAGCGGAGTCTTCGACGTCACCATCCAGGGCCACCCCTGGGCCACCTTCCGCCCCGCGGAGCAGAAGGGCCGGTACGACGTCTACGGCATGGGCTGGTTCCCCGACTTCCCGGACGCCGACAACTTCCTGGCGCCGTTCCTCGACAAGGACAACTTCCTCGGCTCGCCGTACTCCAACAGCGAGATCGAGCGGACGCTGATCCCCGAGTCGCGCCGTGACGCCGACCGCCTCGACGCCGGCAACAGCCTGACCGAGATCCAGGACACCGTCGCCGAGGACGTCCCCGTGCTGCCGCTGTGGCAGGGCAAGCAGTACGTCGCCGCGCGGGACGACATCACGGGCACCTCCTACGCCCTGAACTCCTCCTCGACGCTTCAGCTGTGGGAGCTCGGCCGTGGTGTGAGCGGCTGA
- a CDS encoding ABC transporter substrate-binding protein codes for MNMRTQWPVLPVVAGLACGLLTGCGSGTDDAKGTGQAMVMGMSDDVLATDPASGYDPGSWLLFNNVFQSLLSFPNGGTQPEPELAKSCSFGDTRATVFRCELKPGLKFSNGDSLTSEDVKFSFDRLLKINDPAGPAVMFPTLEEVETPDAKTVVFHLNAPDATFPSKIASGAGSIVDHRQYDPGRLRTDRKAIGSGPYELDSFDKGQAVFSVNPHYKGTADIKNSGVTLKFFHGDQKKLKKALVGGDIDIAYRGLSATDITGIDAQEGTKGIDVIEGSSAEVQHLVFNMKDPVAGKLGVRKAIAHLLDRDALIHNVYQGTATPLYSIIPAGIIGHNTAFFDTYGARPSKAKAAQALRADGITGKVELTLWSTPARYGPATDAELRAVAAQLNASGLFDANVKSVDFGQYEKDIAAGKYGVYVKGWVPDYPDADNFTAPFFGKDNVLANHYDNTRLTGTLLPATAAQSDRAATDKDFAQVQDIVADELPVLPVWQAKQYAVVRDGVYGLEYCLDASTVFRFWELSKS; via the coding sequence GTGAACATGCGCACCCAGTGGCCGGTCCTGCCCGTGGTGGCGGGGCTGGCCTGCGGCCTGTTGACCGGCTGCGGCTCCGGTACCGACGACGCCAAGGGCACCGGCCAGGCGATGGTGATGGGGATGTCCGACGACGTCCTGGCCACCGACCCGGCATCCGGCTACGACCCAGGCTCCTGGCTGCTGTTCAACAACGTCTTCCAGTCACTCCTCAGCTTCCCCAACGGCGGCACCCAGCCCGAGCCCGAGCTGGCCAAGTCCTGCTCCTTCGGTGACACGCGCGCCACCGTCTTCAGATGCGAGCTGAAGCCCGGTCTGAAGTTCAGCAACGGCGACTCGCTGACCTCCGAGGACGTCAAGTTCTCCTTCGACCGCCTGCTGAAGATCAACGACCCCGCCGGTCCGGCTGTCATGTTCCCGACGCTGGAGGAGGTCGAGACGCCGGACGCCAAGACCGTCGTCTTCCACCTCAACGCCCCCGACGCGACCTTCCCCAGCAAGATCGCCTCCGGCGCCGGCTCCATCGTCGACCACCGCCAGTACGACCCCGGCCGGCTGCGCACCGACCGCAAGGCCATCGGCTCCGGCCCCTACGAGCTCGACTCCTTCGACAAGGGCCAGGCCGTCTTCTCGGTCAACCCGCACTACAAGGGCACCGCCGACATCAAGAACTCCGGCGTCACCCTCAAGTTCTTCCACGGCGACCAGAAGAAGCTGAAGAAGGCCCTCGTCGGCGGCGACATCGACATCGCCTACCGCGGCCTGAGCGCCACCGACATCACCGGCATCGACGCCCAGGAAGGCACCAAGGGCATCGACGTCATCGAGGGCAGCAGCGCCGAGGTCCAGCACCTCGTCTTCAACATGAAGGACCCCGTCGCCGGAAAGCTCGGCGTACGCAAGGCCATCGCCCACCTGCTGGACCGCGACGCCCTCATCCACAACGTCTACCAGGGCACCGCCACCCCGCTGTACTCGATCATCCCGGCGGGCATCATCGGCCACAACACCGCCTTCTTCGACACCTACGGCGCCCGCCCCTCCAAGGCCAAGGCCGCCCAGGCCCTGCGCGCCGACGGCATCACCGGCAAGGTCGAGCTGACCCTGTGGTCCACCCCCGCCCGCTACGGCCCCGCCACCGACGCCGAACTGCGCGCCGTCGCCGCCCAGCTCAACGCCAGCGGCCTCTTCGACGCCAACGTCAAGTCCGTCGACTTCGGCCAGTACGAGAAGGACATCGCCGCCGGCAAGTACGGCGTCTACGTCAAGGGCTGGGTGCCCGACTACCCGGACGCCGACAACTTCACCGCCCCCTTCTTCGGCAAGGACAACGTCCTCGCCAACCACTACGACAACACCCGCCTCACCGGCACCCTGCTCCCGGCCACCGCCGCCCAGAGCGACCGCGCCGCCACCGACAAGGACTTCGCGCAGGTCCAGGACATCGTCGCCGACGAACTGCCCGTCCTGCCCGTCTGGCAGGCCAAGCAGTACGCCGTCGTCCGCGACGGCGTCTACGGCCTCGAATACTGCCTCGACGCCTCCACCGTGTTCCGCTTCTGGGAACTCAGCAAGAGCTGA
- a CDS encoding response regulator has protein sequence MAIRVLLVDDQPLLRTGFRMILEAEQEIAVVGEAGDGLQALDQVRALQPDVVLMDIRMPRMDGVEATRQITGPERDGPAKVLVLTTFDLDEYVVEALRAGASGFLLKDAPADELVQAIRVVAAGEAMLAPSITRRLLDKYATHLPSGEEPAPSTLHTLTDREVEVLKLVARGLSNAEIAADLFVSETTVKTHVGHVLTKLGLRDRVQAAVYAYESGLVRPGAQ, from the coding sequence GTGGCCATCCGCGTTCTTTTGGTCGATGACCAGCCGCTGTTGCGTACCGGGTTCCGGATGATTCTGGAGGCGGAGCAGGAGATCGCGGTCGTCGGTGAGGCCGGTGACGGTCTGCAGGCGCTCGATCAGGTGCGTGCGCTGCAGCCGGATGTCGTGCTGATGGACATCCGGATGCCCCGGATGGACGGGGTGGAGGCGACCCGGCAGATCACGGGTCCGGAGCGGGACGGTCCGGCGAAGGTGCTGGTGCTGACGACGTTCGATCTGGACGAGTACGTGGTGGAGGCGCTCAGGGCGGGGGCGAGCGGTTTCCTGCTGAAGGACGCGCCCGCGGACGAGTTGGTGCAGGCGATCCGGGTGGTGGCGGCGGGTGAGGCGATGCTGGCGCCGAGCATCACGCGGCGGCTGCTGGACAAGTACGCGACGCATCTGCCGTCGGGTGAGGAGCCGGCGCCGAGCACGCTGCACACGCTGACGGACCGTGAGGTGGAGGTGCTGAAGCTGGTGGCGCGCGGGTTGTCGAACGCGGAGATCGCGGCGGATCTGTTCGTGTCGGAGACGACGGTGAAGACGCATGTGGGGCATGTGCTGACGAAGCTGGGCCTCAGGGACCGGGTGCAGGCTGCGGTGTACGCGTACGAGAGCGGTCTGGTGCGGCCGGGCGCGCAGTAG
- a CDS encoding RecB family exonuclease, translating to MESSGEDRAPEGVRGGEGGAEGVARVVVAPSSLSPSRASDFMRCPLLYRFRVIDRLPEKPSEAATRGTLVHAVLERLFDVPAAERTAPAAKSLIPAQWDRLRESRPEVSELFEGDPEGERLARWLGEAERLVERWFSLEDPTRLEPAERELFVETELESGLRLRGIIDRVDVAPTGEVRIVDYKTGKAPRPEYAEEALFQMKFYALVVWRLKQVVPRRLQLVYLGSGDVLTYDPVPADLERVERKLLALWEAIREATESGVWRPRPTKLCGWCDHREVCPEFGGTPPPYPLAVRAAEPGADGAGTMGAV from the coding sequence ATGGAGAGCAGTGGTGAGGACAGGGCCCCTGAGGGCGTTCGGGGTGGCGAGGGCGGCGCGGAGGGTGTCGCGCGGGTCGTCGTGGCGCCTTCGTCGCTGTCTCCGTCGCGGGCGAGTGATTTCATGCGGTGTCCGTTGCTGTACCGGTTCCGGGTGATCGACCGGTTGCCGGAGAAGCCGAGCGAGGCGGCGACGCGGGGCACGCTGGTGCACGCGGTGCTGGAGCGGCTGTTCGACGTGCCGGCGGCGGAGCGTACGGCGCCGGCGGCGAAGTCGCTGATCCCGGCGCAGTGGGACCGGTTGCGGGAGAGCCGGCCGGAGGTCTCGGAGCTGTTCGAGGGTGATCCGGAGGGCGAGCGGCTGGCGCGCTGGCTGGGTGAGGCGGAGCGGCTGGTGGAGCGCTGGTTCTCGCTGGAGGACCCGACGCGGCTGGAGCCCGCGGAGCGTGAGCTGTTCGTGGAGACGGAGCTGGAGTCGGGGCTGCGGCTGCGCGGGATCATCGACCGGGTGGATGTGGCGCCGACGGGTGAGGTGCGCATCGTCGACTACAAGACGGGCAAGGCGCCGCGGCCGGAGTACGCGGAGGAGGCCCTGTTCCAGATGAAGTTCTACGCGCTGGTGGTGTGGCGGCTGAAGCAGGTCGTGCCGAGGCGGTTGCAGCTCGTGTATCTCGGCAGTGGGGACGTGCTGACGTACGACCCGGTGCCGGCGGATCTGGAGCGGGTGGAGCGGAAGCTGCTGGCGCTGTGGGAGGCGATCCGGGAGGCGACGGAGTCCGGGGTGTGGCGGCCACGGCCGACGAAGCTGTGCGGCTGGTGCGATCACCGTGAGGTGTGTCCGGAGTTCGGGGGTACTCCCCCGCCGTATCCGCTCGCCGTGAGGGCGGCGGAGCCCGGTGCGGACGGCGCGGGCACAATGGGCGCGGTCTAG
- a CDS encoding site-2 protease family protein, with translation MTPDHTARHRQRPSPTTPRPENTRVPERTAPPRPHTIDPRPFRPVTSGRRFERGDTVDVSGGNGKPRPDEDHPAEHPPVPPTPNPEHDPEHGPDHDRATPGRPGPADTEDRTEHEHRSLAHAGIARTDPPPERPKEPGGGILMGRPFGVPVYVAPSWFLVAALITWVFGGQLDRVLPELGALRYLVSLFFAVAFYASVLVHELAHTIAALRFKLPVRRIQLQFFGGVSEIEKEAETPGREFVLAFVGPLLSLVLAGLFYLALKPVQPGTVPGVLLAGLMVSNLIVAIFNLLPGLPLDGGRMLRAVVWKITGKPMTGTVAAAWVGRALAVSVLIGLPLLNQSGALGGDQDISGMDTVTDALLAAILAAIIWTGAGNSLRMARLREHLPDLRARTLTRRAVPVQTDTPLSEGLRRANAAGARALVVVDADGTPLSLVREAAIVGVPEHRRPWVAVSELAQDLTDGMRVSAELSGEELLDTLRATPATEYLVIEDTGEIYGVLSAADVERAFVKAMARPS, from the coding sequence ATGACCCCAGACCATACGGCCCGGCACCGACAGCGACCCAGCCCCACAACCCCCCGCCCCGAGAACACCAGGGTGCCGGAGCGGACCGCGCCACCCCGGCCGCATACCATCGACCCGAGACCCTTCCGCCCGGTCACGAGCGGAAGACGCTTCGAACGAGGGGACACCGTGGACGTGAGCGGCGGGAACGGGAAGCCGCGGCCGGACGAGGACCACCCGGCCGAGCACCCCCCAGTGCCTCCGACCCCGAACCCGGAACACGACCCCGAACACGGCCCGGACCACGACAGGGCCACCCCCGGCCGGCCCGGACCAGCCGACACCGAGGACCGGACCGAGCACGAACACCGCTCCCTCGCCCACGCCGGCATCGCCCGCACCGACCCGCCCCCCGAGCGCCCCAAGGAACCCGGCGGCGGCATCCTCATGGGCCGCCCCTTCGGCGTACCGGTCTACGTCGCCCCGAGCTGGTTCCTCGTCGCCGCCCTCATCACCTGGGTCTTCGGCGGCCAGCTCGACCGCGTCCTGCCCGAACTCGGCGCCCTGCGCTACCTCGTCTCCCTCTTCTTCGCGGTCGCCTTCTACGCCTCCGTACTCGTCCACGAACTCGCCCACACCATCGCCGCGCTCCGCTTCAAACTCCCCGTCCGCCGCATCCAGCTCCAGTTCTTCGGCGGCGTCTCCGAGATCGAGAAGGAAGCCGAGACACCCGGCCGCGAATTCGTCCTCGCCTTCGTCGGACCCCTGCTCTCCCTCGTCCTCGCCGGACTCTTCTACCTCGCCCTCAAACCCGTACAACCCGGCACCGTCCCCGGCGTCCTCCTCGCCGGCCTCATGGTCTCCAACCTGATCGTCGCCATCTTCAACCTGCTGCCCGGCCTCCCCCTCGACGGCGGCCGCATGCTCCGCGCCGTCGTCTGGAAGATCACCGGCAAACCCATGACCGGCACCGTCGCCGCAGCCTGGGTCGGCCGCGCCCTCGCCGTCTCCGTCCTCATCGGACTGCCCCTGCTCAACCAGTCCGGCGCCCTCGGCGGCGACCAGGACATCAGCGGCATGGACACCGTCACCGACGCCCTGCTCGCCGCCATCCTCGCCGCGATCATCTGGACCGGCGCCGGAAACAGCCTCCGCATGGCCCGCCTGCGCGAACACCTCCCCGACCTCCGCGCCCGCACCCTCACCCGCCGCGCCGTCCCCGTCCAGACCGACACCCCCCTCTCCGAGGGCCTGCGCCGCGCCAACGCCGCCGGCGCCCGCGCCCTCGTCGTCGTCGACGCCGACGGCACCCCCCTCTCCCTCGTCCGCGAAGCCGCCATCGTCGGCGTCCCCGAACACCGCCGCCCCTGGGTCGCCGTCAGCGAACTCGCCCAGGACCTCACCGACGGCATGCGCGTCTCCGCGGAACTCTCCGGCGAGGAACTCCTGGACACCCTGCGCGCCACCCCCGCGACCGAGTACCTCGTCATCGAGGACACCGGCGAGATCTACGGGGTCCTGTCGGCGGCCGACGTCGAGCGTGCCTTCGTCAAGGCCATGGCCCGCCCCTCCTAG